Proteins encoded together in one marine bacterium B5-7 window:
- the tyrS gene encoding tyrosine--tRNA ligase, translating into MSSLSELKSGVEEILVESELADKLAKGQALRVKAGFDPTAPDLHLGHTVLLNKLRQFQDLGHEVMFLIGDFTAMIGDPTGKNVTRKPLTREDVQANANTYAEQVFKVLDREKTQVVFNSQWMGEKTAADMIQLAAQSTVARMLERDDFQKRYSSGQPIAIHEFLYPLMQGYDSVMMKADVELGGTDQKFNLLMGRELQKNAGQSPQVVMTLPLIEGLDGVKKMSKSLDNYIGIDEAPEMMFGKIMSISDELMWRYFELLSFRGNVEISALKQAATEGRNPRDIKFELAQEIITRFHDQAAAMQAQENFIKQFQKNQIPDDMPEVTLEAADGLEIGTLLKQAGLVPSTAEALRMIAAGAVRIDGERVEDKKLKVATGATFVVQVGKRRFAKVTITK; encoded by the coding sequence GTGAGCAGTCTCTCCGAATTAAAAAGTGGTGTTGAAGAAATCCTTGTGGAATCTGAATTGGCAGACAAACTCGCAAAAGGTCAAGCGCTGCGCGTTAAAGCGGGATTCGATCCGACGGCGCCGGATTTACATTTAGGTCACACAGTGCTGCTGAACAAATTACGCCAATTTCAAGATCTGGGTCACGAGGTGATGTTCTTAATTGGTGATTTTACGGCCATGATTGGCGATCCCACAGGCAAAAATGTCACGCGCAAACCCTTAACGCGTGAAGATGTGCAAGCGAATGCGAATACTTATGCGGAGCAAGTCTTTAAAGTGCTCGATCGCGAAAAAACCCAAGTTGTATTTAATTCACAATGGATGGGGGAAAAAACAGCCGCTGACATGATCCAATTAGCCGCGCAATCAACGGTAGCACGTATGCTAGAGCGCGATGACTTTCAAAAACGTTATAGCAGTGGACAACCGATTGCGATTCATGAATTTTTATATCCACTGATGCAGGGTTACGATTCTGTGATGATGAAGGCGGATGTGGAACTCGGCGGTACCGATCAAAAATTTAATCTATTAATGGGGCGAGAACTGCAAAAAAATGCGGGTCAATCGCCACAAGTCGTGATGACGCTACCGCTGATTGAAGGTTTGGATGGTGTGAAAAAAATGTCGAAGTCCTTGGATAACTATATTGGCATCGATGAAGCGCCAGAGATGATGTTCGGTAAAATCATGTCGATTTCTGATGAACTGATGTGGCGTTACTTTGAGTTGCTTAGTTTCCGCGGTAATGTGGAGATTTCAGCGTTAAAACAAGCAGCAACAGAGGGCAGAAATCCTCGCGATATTAAGTTTGAACTCGCGCAAGAGATTATTACACGCTTTCACGATCAAGCGGCTGCCATGCAAGCACAAGAAAATTTTATTAAGCAATTTCAAAAGAACCAAATTCCCGATGACATGCCGGAAGTCACACTAGAAGCCGCGGATGGCTTGGAAATCGGTACCTTACTCAAGCAAGCGGGTTTAGTGCCAAGTACCGCAGAAGCCTTACGTATGATTGCTGCGGGCGCTGTGCGTATCGATGGTGAGCGCGTAGAAGATAAAAAATTAAAAGTCGCCACGGGGGCGACTTTTGTCGTGCAAGTCGGCAAACGCCGCTTTGCGAAAGTGACCATTACGAAGTAA
- a CDS encoding outer membrane channel protein: MKRLALMAALAAYCVPNISIATVTAKDVYAQGFGGVTISPTMNENADNSVGKVNNDNKAGYNAGLALGYHIDHAKFELQATYQRAVNKSLSVGSTSYTRARGSSSAVGALINGYYIINQLQPHIGVTPFIGAGLGYANVREDLNDPTSGMHLKGTDNALAYQVMTGFTFPLGTDVDVSMDYRFFGTSTVKLTASNSSGTEGNLDHYYQNNLFNLGLIYHFS; the protein is encoded by the coding sequence ATGAAACGACTTGCCCTCATGGCAGCGCTTGCTGCATATTGTGTTCCCAATATTTCTATTGCGACCGTGACAGCCAAAGATGTCTATGCGCAGGGTTTTGGTGGTGTCACTATTTCCCCCACCATGAATGAAAATGCAGACAACAGCGTCGGCAAAGTAAACAACGACAATAAAGCAGGCTACAATGCCGGGCTTGCACTCGGTTATCATATCGATCATGCAAAATTTGAATTACAAGCCACTTATCAACGTGCCGTAAATAAAAGTCTGTCTGTCGGCTCAACCAGTTATACCCGTGCTCGCGGCTCAAGCTCTGCTGTTGGCGCCTTAATTAATGGTTATTACATCATCAATCAATTGCAGCCCCACATTGGTGTAACCCCTTTCATCGGTGCTGGTCTAGGTTATGCCAACGTCCGTGAAGATTTGAATGACCCAACAAGCGGCATGCATTTAAAAGGTACTGATAATGCGCTGGCCTATCAAGTAATGACCGGTTTTACTTTCCCGCTAGGTACCGATGTTGATGTCAGCATGGATTATCGTTTCTTCGGGACATCAACCGTTAAACTAACCGCGTCTAACAGCAGTGGCACAGAAGGTAACTTGGATCACTATTATCAGAACAATCTTTTTAACCTTGGGTTAATTTACCACTTTAGCTAA